A region from the Kribbella shirazensis genome encodes:
- a CDS encoding ABC transporter ATP-binding protein, which translates to MALFEVRDLQVSFDTPDGTVRAVRGVSFDVEAGQTLAVVGESGSGKSVSTQTITGLTRGATVSGTAYFDGTELITADHATLRRLRGAQIGMIFQDPLSSLHPQYRIGWQIVEMIRAHDLTIGKQAARKRAAELLTLVGIPRAAERIDDYPHQFSGGMRQRVMIAMAMALDPALLIADEPTTALDVTVQAQVLNVMRRLQDQFGTAIILITHDLGVVAEMADEVVVMYAGTVMERAPRRDIFYRNHHPYTQGLLASLPARSGDRLTPIAGTPPSLINLPKGCPFAARCPHVFGKCSEAPPLTDVGGNPRHQSACWLPHNMNEAVAS; encoded by the coding sequence ATGGCCCTGTTTGAAGTAAGGGATCTCCAGGTCTCCTTCGACACCCCGGACGGTACCGTCCGTGCCGTCCGGGGCGTGTCGTTCGACGTCGAGGCCGGGCAGACGCTCGCGGTCGTGGGCGAGTCCGGCTCCGGGAAGAGCGTGTCCACCCAGACCATCACCGGGCTGACCCGGGGCGCGACGGTGTCCGGTACGGCGTACTTCGACGGCACCGAACTGATCACCGCGGACCACGCGACGCTGCGCCGGCTGCGGGGCGCGCAGATCGGGATGATCTTCCAGGACCCCCTGTCCAGCCTGCATCCGCAGTACCGGATCGGCTGGCAGATCGTGGAGATGATCCGCGCACACGACCTGACGATCGGCAAGCAGGCGGCGCGGAAACGGGCCGCCGAACTGCTCACGCTCGTCGGCATCCCGCGGGCGGCCGAGCGGATCGACGACTACCCGCACCAGTTCTCCGGCGGGATGCGGCAACGGGTGATGATCGCGATGGCGATGGCCCTCGACCCGGCGCTGCTGATCGCGGACGAGCCGACCACCGCGCTCGACGTGACCGTGCAGGCCCAGGTGCTGAACGTGATGCGGCGCCTCCAGGACCAGTTCGGTACGGCGATCATCCTGATCACCCACGACCTGGGGGTGGTGGCGGAGATGGCCGACGAGGTGGTGGTGATGTACGCCGGCACGGTGATGGAACGCGCTCCGCGCCGGGACATCTTCTACCGCAACCACCACCCGTACACGCAGGGCCTGCTCGCCTCCCTGCCGGCGCGGAGCGGGGACCGGTTGACGCCGATCGCGGGCACACCGCCGAGCCTGATCAACCTGCCGAAGGGCTGCCCGTTCGCGGCCCGCTGCCCGCACGTGTTCGGCAAGTGCTCGGAAGCACCGCCGCTGACTGATGTCGGAGGAAACCCCCGACATCAGTCCGCGTGCTGGCTGCCTCACAACATGAACGAGGCGGTCGCTTCTTGA
- a CDS encoding ABC transporter ATP-binding protein has protein sequence MNDVLLTVDDVRKEFPTQSKEVVQAVAGVSLEVHKGETLGLVGETGCGKSTLARCMAHLYDVTSGSVWFEGQEISKLSRKEMRPLRRDVQVIFQDPYGSLNPRRRVGSIIGDPFAIHNIATGNERKKKVQELMELVGLNPEHYNRFPAEFSGGQRQRIGVARALALRPKLVICDEPVSALDVSIQAQIINLLADLQQEFDLTYVFISHDLSVIRHVSDRIAVMYLGKIVELAPTGELFGQTRHPYTRALLSALPVADPDTADSREQIILGGDIPAATNPPEGCRFHTRCPKARLDCAAEEPPLEAVLTDKPDHRTACLYPLTVGEDLSTAVPDLRAS, from the coding sequence ATGAACGACGTACTGCTGACAGTGGACGACGTGCGTAAGGAGTTCCCGACGCAGTCCAAGGAGGTCGTCCAGGCGGTCGCCGGGGTCTCGCTGGAGGTCCACAAAGGCGAGACGCTCGGGTTGGTCGGTGAGACGGGCTGCGGGAAGTCGACGCTGGCGCGGTGCATGGCGCATCTGTACGACGTGACGTCGGGCTCGGTGTGGTTCGAGGGGCAGGAGATCAGCAAGCTGTCGCGCAAGGAGATGCGGCCGTTGCGCCGGGACGTGCAGGTGATCTTCCAGGACCCGTACGGCTCGCTGAACCCGCGCCGCCGGGTCGGGTCGATCATCGGCGACCCGTTCGCCATCCACAACATTGCCACCGGCAACGAGCGGAAGAAGAAGGTCCAGGAGCTGATGGAGCTGGTCGGGCTGAACCCCGAGCACTACAACAGGTTCCCGGCCGAGTTCTCCGGTGGCCAGCGGCAACGGATCGGGGTGGCGCGGGCGCTCGCGCTGCGGCCGAAGCTGGTGATCTGCGACGAGCCGGTGTCGGCGCTGGACGTGTCGATCCAGGCGCAGATCATCAACCTGCTGGCGGATCTGCAGCAGGAGTTCGACCTGACGTACGTGTTCATCTCGCACGACCTGTCCGTCATCCGGCACGTGAGCGACCGGATCGCCGTGATGTATCTCGGCAAGATCGTCGAACTCGCGCCGACCGGCGAGCTGTTCGGGCAGACCCGGCACCCGTACACGCGCGCGTTGCTGTCGGCGTTGCCGGTGGCGGACCCGGACACGGCCGACAGTCGCGAGCAGATCATCCTCGGCGGCGACATTCCCGCCGCGACGAACCCGCCGGAGGGGTGCAGGTTCCACACGCGGTGCCCGAAGGCACGCCTGGACTGCGCGGCCGAGGAACCACCACTGGAGGCAGTCCTGACCGACAAGCCCGACCACCGCACCGCCTGCCTCTACCCGTTGACCGTCGGCGAGGACCTGTCCACCGCCGTACCCGACCTGAGGGCCTCATGA
- a CDS encoding ABC transporter permease yields the protein MTASIEMVDVVDEPRAIEGHSPFVLALRRLRRDKVAMVSLAVIVLIVLMAILAPVFAAVTGHPPNEQYRDIGLTPDGLPRGPNGTFWLGTDDLGRDILVRIAYGARVSLLVGVIATAITVVIGVVLGLAAGFLGGITDTVLARLIDVVLSVPFLLVAIALVSVTGPSLTVTVLVIGCFSWASVARIVRGQVLSLREREFVEAARSLGAGDTRIMFVDVLPNVIAPVIVYTTLLIPVVIVTQATLSFLGLGLPPPTADWGGMISESQNYYTTAWWFILFPGLALLITTLAFNLFGDGVRDAFDPRADRT from the coding sequence ATGACCGCGTCTATCGAGATGGTCGACGTCGTCGACGAGCCGCGGGCGATCGAGGGGCATAGTCCGTTCGTCCTGGCGTTGCGGCGGTTGCGGCGGGACAAGGTGGCGATGGTCTCGCTGGCCGTGATCGTGCTGATCGTGCTGATGGCGATCCTCGCGCCGGTGTTCGCGGCCGTGACGGGGCATCCGCCGAACGAGCAGTACCGCGACATCGGGCTGACGCCGGACGGGCTGCCGCGCGGACCGAACGGCACGTTCTGGCTCGGGACCGACGACCTCGGCCGGGACATCCTGGTGCGGATCGCGTACGGCGCCCGCGTCTCACTGCTCGTCGGCGTGATCGCGACCGCGATCACGGTCGTCATCGGCGTCGTGCTGGGGCTCGCGGCGGGGTTCCTCGGGGGGATCACCGACACGGTCCTGGCGCGGCTGATCGACGTGGTGCTGTCCGTGCCGTTCCTGCTGGTCGCGATCGCGCTGGTGTCCGTGACCGGGCCCAGTCTGACGGTGACGGTGCTGGTGATCGGCTGCTTCAGCTGGGCGTCGGTGGCACGGATCGTGCGCGGGCAGGTGCTCTCGCTGCGGGAGCGCGAGTTCGTCGAGGCGGCCCGTTCGCTCGGGGCGGGCGACACCCGGATCATGTTCGTCGACGTACTGCCGAACGTGATCGCGCCGGTGATCGTCTACACCACGTTGCTGATCCCGGTAGTGATCGTGACGCAGGCGACGTTGTCGTTCCTCGGCCTCGGACTGCCGCCGCCGACGGCCGACTGGGGCGGGATGATCAGCGAGTCGCAGAACTACTACACGACCGCGTGGTGGTTCATCCTCTTCCCCGGCCTGGCGCTGCTGATCACCACGCTCGCCTTCAACCTGTTCGGTGACGGGGTCCGGGACGCCTTCGACCCGCGCGCAGATCGGACCTGA
- a CDS encoding ABC transporter permease: MVKFLVRRIGHGILVMWLISVAVFALFFVAPSNVAQTLAGRQGTPETIALIKQRLGLDLPVWKQYLNFLGNAVQGNLGYDYYHQVPVTTIIGQALPITVSLALGAAVLWLLLGVFNGVISATHPRSLADRGLTLFSLFFYSFPSFLLGLLLLYFLYFRLTLAGFSWFPAGGYSPLTGGIGPWFQHLLLPWVALALLLAATYTRLTRGSMLDVLGEDYIRTARSKGIRERRVIVRHGLRSALTPVVTQFGIDLGQLIGGVVVIETVFSLPGLGQTAVTAINQQDLPVIIGIVLFASAAVVVANILVDIAYAVLDPRVRLH, translated from the coding sequence ATGGTCAAGTTCCTGGTTCGCCGGATCGGTCACGGGATCCTCGTCATGTGGCTGATCAGCGTGGCGGTGTTCGCGCTGTTCTTCGTCGCGCCGAGCAACGTCGCCCAGACGCTCGCCGGCCGGCAGGGTACGCCGGAGACGATCGCGCTGATCAAACAACGGCTGGGGCTCGATCTGCCGGTGTGGAAGCAGTACCTGAACTTCCTCGGCAACGCCGTCCAGGGGAACCTCGGGTACGACTACTACCACCAGGTGCCGGTGACGACCATCATCGGGCAGGCGCTGCCGATCACGGTCTCGCTGGCGCTCGGCGCGGCCGTGCTGTGGCTGCTGCTGGGTGTGTTCAACGGGGTCATCTCGGCGACCCACCCGCGGTCGCTCGCGGACCGCGGGCTGACGTTGTTCTCGCTGTTCTTCTACTCGTTCCCGTCGTTTCTGCTCGGGTTGCTGTTGCTGTATTTCCTGTACTTCCGGCTCACCCTGGCCGGATTCAGCTGGTTTCCGGCCGGAGGCTACTCGCCGCTGACCGGCGGCATCGGTCCGTGGTTCCAGCACCTGCTGCTGCCCTGGGTCGCGCTGGCCTTGTTGCTGGCAGCAACGTACACCCGGCTGACGCGAGGCTCGATGCTGGACGTTCTCGGCGAGGATTACATCCGGACCGCGCGATCGAAGGGGATCCGGGAGCGCCGGGTGATCGTGCGGCACGGTCTGCGGAGTGCGCTGACGCCGGTCGTCACGCAGTTCGGCATCGATCTCGGGCAGCTCATCGGCGGGGTGGTCGTGATCGAGACCGTGTTCAGCCTGCCGGGGCTCGGGCAGACGGCGGTGACCGCGATCAACCAGCAGGACCTGCCGGTGATCATCGGCATCGTCCTGTTCGCCTCGGCCGCGGTCGTGGTCGCGAACATCCTCGTCGACATCGCCTACGCCGTACTGGACCCGCGCGTGCGCCTGCACTAG
- a CDS encoding 2-dehydropantoate 2-reductase, with translation MIVVYGAGGIGCYVGGRLAAGGAPVTFVGRQRMADEVAEHGLRLTDYLGADLRVDPVRFETTPAAAAEADLVLVTVKSAATAGAADELAEILRPGAVVVSFQNGVRNGEVLRSRLTEQVVVTGMVPFNVLNRGAGVFHQGTEGALDIQRDAAMTPYLDAFERAGLPLTQHDDILPVQWSKLLLNLNNPINALSNLPLRDELSQRDYRRCLAAAQAEALELLHAVGIRPAQLLAVPMHRFPAVLRLPDFLFRRLASKVLAVDPLARTSMWEDLEAGRPTEIDYLNGEVVRLASSLGRGAPVNSRLADLIREAGTDRRAWSGPELWHTLRLAM, from the coding sequence GTGATCGTCGTTTATGGCGCGGGTGGCATCGGGTGTTATGTGGGCGGACGGCTCGCCGCGGGCGGGGCGCCGGTGACGTTCGTCGGACGGCAGCGGATGGCCGACGAGGTAGCCGAGCACGGGTTGCGGCTGACCGACTACCTGGGAGCTGACCTCCGGGTCGACCCCGTGCGCTTCGAGACGACGCCTGCGGCGGCTGCTGAGGCCGATCTGGTGCTGGTGACGGTGAAGTCCGCGGCGACCGCGGGAGCGGCCGACGAGTTGGCGGAGATCCTGCGGCCGGGTGCGGTCGTGGTGAGTTTCCAGAACGGCGTACGGAACGGCGAGGTACTGCGGTCGCGTCTGACGGAGCAGGTCGTGGTGACCGGCATGGTTCCGTTCAACGTGCTGAACCGGGGTGCCGGGGTGTTCCACCAGGGCACCGAGGGAGCGCTCGACATTCAGCGGGACGCTGCGATGACGCCGTACCTCGACGCGTTCGAGCGGGCCGGGCTGCCGCTCACCCAGCACGACGACATCCTGCCGGTGCAGTGGTCGAAGCTCCTGCTGAACCTGAACAACCCGATCAACGCCCTGTCGAATCTGCCGCTGCGCGACGAACTCTCTCAGCGCGACTACCGGCGCTGTCTCGCGGCCGCACAGGCCGAGGCGCTCGAACTGCTCCACGCCGTAGGCATCCGGCCGGCCCAACTGCTCGCCGTCCCGATGCACCGATTCCCCGCCGTACTTCGGTTGCCGGACTTCCTGTTCCGCCGGCTCGCGAGCAAGGTGCTCGCCGTCGATCCACTCGCCCGGACCTCGATGTGGGAGGACCTCGAGGCGGGGCGCCCGACCGAGATCGACTACCTGAACGGCGAGGTCGTCCGGCTGGCCTCGTCGCTTGGTCGCGGTGCGCCCGTCAACAGCCGCCTGGCCGACCTGATCCGGGAGGCCGGGACCGACCGCCGGGCCTGGTCCGGGCCGGAACTGTGGCACACCTTGCGTCTTGCTATGTGA
- the idi gene encoding isopentenyl-diphosphate Delta-isomerase, whose translation MDDERVVLVDEGGRAIGTEAKATVHHAATPLHLAFSSYVVDTAGRVLLTRRALEKPTWPGVWTNSCCGHPLPGEPLADAVRRRLADELGIVVDAVQLVLPEFRYRAEMPTGVVENELCPVYRVFWTGDPTPNPAEVADLRWAAWEELRDLPDLSPWCLLQLDQLNGQPADWPLADPSLLPPAAQV comes from the coding sequence GTGGACGACGAGCGGGTTGTGCTGGTGGACGAGGGCGGGCGCGCGATCGGGACCGAGGCGAAGGCGACGGTCCATCATGCGGCGACCCCGCTGCACCTGGCGTTCTCCAGTTACGTCGTCGACACGGCGGGGCGGGTGCTGCTCACCCGGCGCGCGCTCGAGAAGCCCACCTGGCCCGGCGTCTGGACCAACAGTTGCTGTGGGCACCCACTTCCGGGTGAGCCGCTCGCGGACGCGGTACGGCGAAGGCTCGCCGACGAGCTCGGGATCGTCGTGGACGCGGTGCAGCTGGTCCTGCCCGAGTTCCGGTACCGCGCCGAGATGCCGACCGGCGTCGTCGAGAACGAGCTCTGCCCCGTGTACCGGGTGTTCTGGACAGGTGACCCGACGCCGAACCCGGCCGAGGTCGCGGACCTCCGCTGGGCGGCCTGGGAGGAACTGCGCGACCTCCCGGACCTCTCGCCCTGGTGCCTCCTGCAACTCGACCAGCTCAACGGACAGCCCGCCGACTGGCCGCTCGCCGACCCGTCCCTCCTACCACCCGCCGCCCAGGTCTAG
- the tyrS gene encoding tyrosine--tRNA ligase encodes MNAVIDRLRRTTDTVVGEDDLRERLDSGRPLRIKYGVDCTAPDLHLGHAVNLWMMRQLQDLGHRVVFLLGDLTTRVGDPTGRSETRPVLTPAQIDANAASFLDQVSLVLRTDADVFEVRRNSEWYDVMPVAELLGLFAQVTQAQLMSRDMFRERVAAGREIAVHELVYPVLQGYDSCAMESDLTIVGSDQLFNEQLGRHFQQRLGAPPQVVLTTTITPGIDGRAKQSKSLNNYIGLTDSPRDKFGKLMSIPDSLVEPYARVYTELPLDDVAALGDAASTGGPAARDAKLRLAAAVVTRYHGAGAARTELAAFRRTFTDRAVPEDIPELAVPASVRTVLDLLRAINPSASNSSLRRLISQGAVTVDGIRCQDPAAPVDLTTPTVVRSGPRAWHRVVGEPPRRHR; translated from the coding sequence ATGAACGCTGTGATCGACCGGTTACGCCGTACCACCGACACCGTCGTCGGCGAGGACGACCTGCGCGAACGCCTGGACTCCGGGCGACCGCTGCGGATCAAGTACGGCGTCGACTGCACCGCTCCCGATCTGCATCTCGGGCATGCGGTCAACCTGTGGATGATGCGGCAACTGCAGGACCTCGGCCACCGGGTCGTGTTCCTGCTCGGCGACCTCACCACCCGGGTCGGCGACCCGACCGGGCGCTCCGAGACCCGGCCGGTGCTGACGCCTGCGCAGATCGACGCCAACGCCGCGTCGTTCCTCGACCAGGTGTCGCTGGTACTGCGGACCGACGCCGACGTCTTCGAAGTACGCCGGAATTCCGAGTGGTACGACGTGATGCCCGTGGCTGAGCTGCTGGGTCTGTTCGCCCAGGTGACGCAAGCGCAGTTGATGAGCCGGGACATGTTCCGGGAACGGGTCGCGGCCGGGCGGGAGATCGCCGTGCACGAATTGGTGTACCCGGTGCTGCAGGGCTACGACAGCTGCGCGATGGAGAGTGATCTGACGATCGTCGGGTCGGACCAGCTGTTCAACGAGCAACTGGGACGGCACTTCCAGCAGCGGCTGGGTGCGCCGCCGCAGGTGGTGCTCACGACGACGATCACGCCGGGGATCGACGGCCGGGCCAAGCAGTCGAAGTCGCTCAACAACTACATCGGGCTGACCGACAGTCCGCGGGACAAGTTCGGAAAGCTGATGAGCATTCCGGACAGCTTGGTGGAGCCGTACGCACGGGTCTACACCGAGCTCCCGCTGGACGACGTCGCCGCGCTCGGAGACGCGGCGTCAACGGGTGGTCCGGCCGCCCGGGACGCCAAGCTCCGCCTGGCCGCCGCGGTCGTCACCCGGTACCACGGCGCCGGCGCCGCGAGGACCGAACTGGCTGCGTTCCGTCGTACGTTCACCGACCGGGCTGTCCCCGAGGACATCCCGGAGCTGGCCGTACCGGCGTCGGTCCGGACGGTGCTCGACCTGCTCCGCGCCATCAACCCGTCGGCGAGCAACTCGAGCCTCCGCCGGCTCATCTCCCAGGGCGCCGTGACCGTCGACGGCATCCGCTGCCAGGACCCGGCCGCGCCGGTCGACCTGACGACCCCGACGGTCGTCAGGTCGGGGCCCCGGGCGTGGCATCGCGTGGTCGGTGAACCGCCACGCAGGCACAGGTGA
- a CDS encoding isochorismatase family protein: MNPLDPRRTALVLIDLMPRIIGLGTAPLSGPVVLERSVALAAATRSAGGLVVNVRVERPGVEVQPDGSGFAPEAAPQPGDLEIVKRTIGAFGRSPLDTELQSRGIANVVLAGIATNFGVESTARAAADLGYEVFFVTDAMTGLDDHAHNFAISYPFPRLGTNCTSTEYLAALG; encoded by the coding sequence GTGAACCCTCTGGATCCCCGTCGTACCGCACTCGTCCTGATCGACCTGATGCCACGGATCATCGGGCTCGGCACGGCGCCGCTCAGCGGACCGGTCGTGCTCGAGCGGTCCGTGGCACTGGCCGCGGCGACGCGATCGGCCGGCGGGCTGGTGGTGAACGTCCGCGTCGAGCGGCCGGGCGTCGAGGTGCAGCCGGACGGCAGCGGGTTCGCGCCCGAGGCCGCGCCGCAGCCCGGTGACCTGGAGATCGTCAAGCGCACGATCGGCGCCTTCGGCCGCTCACCGCTCGACACCGAGCTCCAGTCCCGCGGCATCGCGAATGTCGTCCTGGCCGGCATCGCCACCAACTTCGGGGTCGAGTCCACCGCCCGGGCCGCCGCCGACCTCGGCTACGAGGTCTTCTTCGTCACCGACGCCATGACCGGCCTCGACGACCACGCCCACAATTTCGCGATCTCCTACCCCTTCCCCCGGCTCGGCACGAACTGCACCAGCACGGAATACCTCGCGGCGCTGGGCTGA
- a CDS encoding DUF2961 domain-containing protein translates to MLRRVIALAACALLALPTTTAASATPSAPQSGGGNGPVGWEVYRNLDRLPELQTGVRTKQFSSFGRDGTNNDGFDGTYSCLRTTDAGCVLAEDSGPGEVATIWFTRDNGNVTKTGTITVELDGKQVLHGSLQDIVDGKLGAPFSYPLVANGVQTSGGVYIRVPMPYRSSMRITTQNNPYFYHVGYREFPDANGVPTFDPSDKAEDVLALLAASGTKDPKPATPNASTASTPLNLAPGKQVTLADVRGPGELSALRMKLPDIVGLDLKSIADDGRAFLGGSTFTLKIDPANTGVKLTRRMDLRIGNQRARILVDGAPAGEWAPLKAQGAQWHDQSVDLPAALTAGKSQITITNEFVSSDLDFNEFLYWADSTVGGQPKRTDTLDVGPNHVADEQAHGYAITKQNWSGEHAMAYAATDADAARVKPSDTLLAGVRVQVTIDGEKRVDAPIGEFFGSGLGENLVRSLFFAMDPDGWYSSWWPMPYAARATVTLVNTTTYPLKGQAEVTSARDIRKAVDLATGKTGYFTAISHRGETTQGSDWTFADVAGRGKFVGVSQTMEGLLADGNTRGYLEGDERVYVDGERTPAINGTGTEDYYESGWYFNTGTYSTPFHGNSAHEVRAGFCTHECDGAWRLHITDAVGFENQLAFSIEHGQQNDHPAIYGSTAFLYTAAKFGARETDRLDTGSATSRQQHGYADNGTQADLSSVYEGDHDNITLTDQVRSSAQPIRFSAKVDPANRGVTLRRTSDQNSSGQSVEVIVNGKDSGTWLQPLGNTHQRWLDDNYQLPAAITAGKSSLDIELRPTGPAWTASSYVVQSLVAPYDDKQAPGAVQQVTATGRPDNAINVTWHDAGDDSGIVHYNVYGAVLGGTEKLLGTSPLPGFLHRGLGLGETWTYRVSAVDLAGHAGPKSTAAQGTSGNTLRIEGEAMLPPVSSTVAVDPQGNCCGVSWSGGVQAWIHGTKVGDKTVFGFSVPTTGSYEISTVLTKAADYGIVDVQIDGNSAVSFDGYQASGVGTQTVGLGTVQLSAGNHQFVVTVTGKNPAAIGYLVGVDLLDLKLAT, encoded by the coding sequence ATGCTCCGTCGTGTCATCGCTCTCGCCGCCTGTGCGCTCCTGGCGCTCCCCACCACCACCGCCGCGTCCGCCACACCCTCGGCTCCCCAGTCGGGCGGCGGCAACGGCCCGGTCGGCTGGGAGGTGTACCGGAACCTCGACCGCCTGCCCGAGCTGCAGACCGGCGTCCGGACGAAGCAGTTCTCGAGCTTCGGCCGCGACGGGACCAACAACGACGGCTTCGACGGCACCTACTCCTGCCTGCGGACGACGGACGCCGGGTGCGTGCTCGCCGAGGACAGCGGACCGGGTGAGGTCGCCACGATCTGGTTCACGCGCGACAACGGCAACGTGACCAAGACCGGCACGATCACCGTCGAACTGGACGGCAAGCAGGTGCTGCACGGTTCGCTGCAGGACATCGTCGACGGCAAGCTCGGCGCGCCGTTCAGCTACCCGCTGGTTGCGAACGGCGTGCAGACCAGCGGCGGCGTCTACATCCGCGTCCCGATGCCGTACCGCTCGTCGATGCGGATCACGACGCAGAACAACCCGTACTTCTACCACGTCGGCTACCGCGAGTTCCCGGACGCGAACGGCGTACCGACGTTCGACCCGAGCGACAAGGCCGAGGACGTCCTTGCGCTGCTCGCGGCGTCCGGCACCAAGGACCCGAAGCCGGCGACGCCGAACGCGAGCACTGCTAGCACTCCGCTGAACCTTGCTCCGGGCAAGCAGGTCACGCTGGCCGACGTCCGCGGGCCCGGTGAGTTGAGCGCACTCCGGATGAAGTTGCCCGACATCGTCGGCCTCGACCTGAAGAGCATCGCCGACGACGGCCGCGCGTTCCTCGGCGGCAGTACGTTCACGCTGAAGATCGACCCGGCGAACACCGGCGTGAAGCTGACCCGCAGGATGGACCTGCGGATCGGCAACCAGCGCGCGAGAATCCTCGTCGACGGTGCACCGGCCGGCGAATGGGCGCCGCTCAAGGCACAGGGCGCGCAGTGGCACGACCAGTCCGTGGACCTGCCCGCGGCGCTGACCGCCGGCAAGTCGCAGATCACGATCACCAACGAGTTCGTCTCGTCCGACCTCGACTTCAACGAGTTCCTGTACTGGGCCGACTCGACCGTCGGCGGGCAGCCGAAGCGCACCGACACCCTCGACGTCGGACCCAACCACGTCGCCGACGAGCAGGCCCACGGCTACGCGATCACCAAGCAGAACTGGAGCGGCGAGCACGCCATGGCGTACGCCGCGACCGACGCGGACGCCGCGCGCGTCAAGCCGTCCGACACGCTGCTGGCCGGTGTCCGTGTTCAGGTGACGATCGACGGCGAGAAGCGCGTCGACGCCCCGATCGGCGAGTTCTTCGGCTCAGGCCTCGGGGAGAACCTGGTCCGTTCGCTGTTCTTCGCCATGGACCCCGACGGCTGGTACTCCTCCTGGTGGCCGATGCCGTACGCCGCCCGCGCAACAGTCACGCTCGTCAACACCACGACGTACCCGCTCAAGGGACAGGCCGAGGTGACGTCGGCGCGCGACATCCGTAAGGCCGTCGACCTGGCGACTGGCAAGACCGGCTACTTCACCGCGATCTCGCACCGCGGCGAGACCACGCAGGGCAGTGACTGGACGTTCGCCGACGTGGCCGGACGGGGCAAGTTCGTCGGCGTCTCGCAGACCATGGAGGGACTGCTTGCCGACGGCAACACCCGTGGTTACCTCGAGGGCGACGAGCGGGTGTACGTCGACGGCGAGCGGACCCCGGCGATCAACGGCACCGGGACCGAGGACTACTACGAGTCCGGGTGGTACTTCAACACCGGCACGTACTCGACGCCGTTCCACGGCAACTCCGCACACGAGGTGCGCGCCGGCTTCTGCACCCACGAGTGCGACGGCGCGTGGCGACTGCACATCACCGACGCGGTCGGGTTCGAGAACCAGCTTGCCTTCTCCATCGAGCACGGGCAGCAGAACGACCATCCGGCGATCTACGGCTCGACGGCGTTCCTCTACACCGCGGCCAAGTTCGGTGCCCGCGAGACGGACCGGCTCGACACCGGGTCGGCGACGAGCCGCCAGCAGCACGGGTACGCCGACAACGGCACGCAGGCGGACCTGAGCTCCGTGTACGAAGGCGATCACGACAACATCACTCTCACCGACCAGGTCCGCTCGAGCGCACAGCCGATCCGCTTCAGCGCAAAAGTCGACCCAGCCAACCGAGGCGTCACGTTGCGGCGAACCAGCGATCAGAACAGTTCTGGACAATCAGTAGAGGTCATCGTCAACGGCAAAGATTCGGGCACCTGGCTACAGCCCCTCGGGAACACGCATCAACGCTGGCTCGACGACAACTACCAGTTGCCCGCAGCAATCACCGCGGGCAAGAGCAGTCTCGACATCGAGCTGCGGCCGACCGGGCCGGCGTGGACCGCGTCGTCGTACGTCGTCCAGTCGCTGGTCGCGCCGTACGACGACAAGCAGGCGCCGGGCGCGGTCCAACAGGTGACAGCCACCGGACGACCGGACAACGCGATCAACGTGACCTGGCACGATGCCGGCGATGACAGCGGGATCGTGCACTACAACGTGTACGGCGCCGTCCTCGGCGGGACCGAGAAACTGCTGGGGACGAGTCCGCTACCCGGGTTCCTGCACCGAGGCCTAGGACTGGGAGAGACGTGGACGTACCGGGTGTCGGCGGTGGATCTGGCCGGGCATGCCGGGCCGAAGTCGACGGCCGCGCAAGGCACGAGCGGTAACACCTTGCGGATCGAGGGCGAGGCGATGCTGCCGCCGGTGTCGTCGACGGTCGCTGTCGATCCGCAGGGCAACTGCTGCGGGGTGAGCTGGTCAGGTGGCGTGCAGGCCTGGATCCACGGGACCAAGGTGGGCGACAAGACCGTGTTCGGTTTCTCGGTTCCGACGACTGGGTCGTACGAGATCTCGACCGTGCTGACGAAGGCGGCCGACTACGGGATCGTCGACGTACAGATCGACGGCAACAGCGCTGTCAGCTTCGACGGCTATCAGGCGTCCGGGGTCGGCACGCAGACGGTGGGGCTCGGCACGGTCCAGTTGAGTGCGGGGAATCATCAGTTCGTGGTGACAGTTACCGGCAAGAATCCGGCAGCAATCGGCTATCTCGTCGGCGTGGATCTCCTGGACCTTAAGCTCGCGACGTGA